A region from the Brassica napus cultivar Da-Ae chromosome C8, Da-Ae, whole genome shotgun sequence genome encodes:
- the LOC106428282 gene encoding LOW QUALITY PROTEIN: UPF0725 protein EMB2204 (The sequence of the model RefSeq protein was modified relative to this genomic sequence to represent the inferred CDS: inserted 1 base in 1 codon): MEELDFFKSPDEFPPRRGGYGLVHVDCVGKRGYTNSALVNLYAKLGLHRYNWLEGTNFELDSIMKFNMRGAASPYYITLVACLPSSGLQQIFQVLVEEERLGILDLTCPISRPQGTESSKKESTPFLRPHSEPVSATHQDRLLGWTKSVIPWPSSEIGFSDTKRFYMLNESELQCDWISLYVELAICTSHRWFKARDLSNFELEIVQVAIESLHDKEPPSLKSKAAVIYIAYKDLAKARTGEPYHYQAVVRRVINEATGTLSIQGDCWIXSSSNGLGVHKLWRLSSTRWYENRGLCSSPMSCLAIW; the protein is encoded by the exons ATGGAGGAGCTGGAT TTTTTCAAGTCCCCCGACGAGTTTCCACCAAGACGTGGTGGCTATGGCCTGGTACATGTAGATTGTGTTGGAAAGCGTGGATACACTAACAGTGCCTTGGTGAATCTTTATGCCAAGCTCGGCCTTCATCGCTACAACTGGTTAGAg GGGACAAACTTTGAGCTAGATAGCATAATGAAATTCAACATGCGTGGTGCTGCATCTCCTTACTACATAACTTTGGTTGCGTGCCTTCCATCCAGCGGTTTGCAGCAGATCTTTCAGGTTCTCGTAGAGGAAGAACGTCTTGGCATTTTAGATTTGACATGCCCCATCTCTAGACCTCAAG GGACCGAGAGTTCAAAGAAGGAGTCAACTCCTTTCTTACGTCCACATTCCGAGCCAGTGTCTGCTACCCACCAAGACAGATTGCTTGGCTGGACCAAGTCAGTAATTCCATGGCCCTCTTCCGAGATTGGTTTCAGTGACACAAAGCGTTTTTACATG ttGAATGAATCTGAGTTGCAATGTGATTGGATTTCTTTGTATGTGGAACTTGCAATCTGTACTTCCCATAGGTGGTTTAAAGCT AGGGATCTCTCTAACTTTGAGTTGGAGATTGTCCAAGTGGCCATAGAATCTCTTCATGATAAGGAGCCACCAAGTCTCAAGTCTAAAGCTGCGGTCATCTACATAGCATACAAGGATTTGGCCAAGGCTAGGACTGGTGAGCCTTATCACTACCAAGCTGTGGTGAGACGAGTCATCAACGAAGCTACAGGAACATTGAGCATCCAAGGTGATTGCTGGA GCAGCAGCAGCAACGGCTTAGGAGTTCATAAGCTATGGAGGTTGTCTAGTACTAGGTGGTACGAGAACCGTGGCCTCTGCTCTTCCCCCATGAGTTGTTTAGCTATTTGGTAA
- the LOC125591925 gene encoding uncharacterized protein LOC125591925, with protein sequence MKEEGHGQNLRATLSQQSAALQKLQIKIAQLEKRNQAQGQRPQQGKTRCGDVPGAVYVEPKPPDPSRINQTPTSKTHNNHVVNSRFDYNSFADKIELFKFSGKRGYLRWERNLDEWFHFNNILRKERLAYAIDQLREEAFKWWVQEEDDRWFYNEPTIKTWRDLKEVMRDRFAPDFTSSEIQELYPRRYPIHGSKEARRLVAQEGQRVLSQQDNFQPNQGHAIVHCLEQKSDIPKFRNMSTSVGQNTLIRSKDKPEQAIV encoded by the coding sequence ATGAAAGAGGAGGGACACGGCCAAAACCTAAGGGCCACATTGAGCCAACAGTCCGCAGCTCTACAAAAGCTCCAAATTAAGATTGCTCAACTGGAGAAAAGAAATCAGGCACAAGGCCAACGACCCCAGCAAGGAAAAACAAGATGTGGAGATGTACCAGGGGCTGTATATGtcgagcccaagccaccagatccttcaaggATCAATCAAACTCCAACTTCTAAAACCCACAACAATCATGTTGTTAATTCTCGGTTTGATTATAACTCTTTTGCTGATAAAATTGAACTCtttaaattttcaggaaaaagaggtTATCTTAGATGGGAGAGGAACcttgatgaatggtttcactTCAACAACATCCTGAGGAAAGAAAGGCTAGCTTATGCTATTGATCAACTTAGAGAAGAAGCCTTTAAATGGTgggtacaagaagaagatgataggtGGTTTTACAATGAGCCAACTATCAAAACGTGGAGAGATCTTAAGGAAGTCATGAGGGATAGATTTGCACCAGATTTTACAAGTTCTGAAATCCAAGAACTATATCCAAGGAGGTATCCAATTCATGGTTCCAAAGAAGCAAGAAGATTAGTGGCACAAGAGGGTCAAAGAGTCTTGTCTCAACAAGATAACTTTCAGCCAAACCAGGGGCATGCCATTGTCCATTGCTTAGAACAGAAGAGTGACATCCCAAAGTTCAGGAATATGAGTACAAGTGTCGGCCAAAACACTTTGATCAGGTCCAAAGACAAACCAGAGCAAGCTATTGTCTAa